The following nucleotide sequence is from Alkalihalobacillus sp. LMS39.
CAAGAAAACAAGTATCAATATCTTCATAAACCGGAACGGCAAGGTCAGGCTGACCATCTATATCAGCGAGTGTCATGCCCCCATATTTATGATCAATAGAAGCAACGAGTTCAAAATGTGGGGTATTTAAAACCATGAGTACAGCTTCACTTCCCATTTTCCCTCGTGCTCCTGCGATTGCTACTTTTATTTTCTCAGCCATATTCCTTCACTCCATCTCTTCTTTTTTCGTCCATCTATTTTTATCTCTTGTTGCAAACTTGTCCATGACAAGATCAAAAGCTTCTTCTAAGTCAATATCTAATGAATTGGCAAAGCATATAAGAACAAACAAAAGGTCACCCATTTCTTGTTCCATCGACCTTTCCTCTTCACTATCCTTTTTTGGTTTTTCCCCGTAAAAGTGATTCACTTCTCTCGCTAGTTCTCCGAGCTCTTCGGTCATCCGTGCCAACATCGCAAGCGGACTAAAATACCCTTCTTTAAATTGACTTATGTAGACATCAACTTCTTTTTGCATTTGTTCCATGCTTTTCTTTGCCACTTCATTCACCCCTCTATTCACATGTTAGCTAATTCAAATGATTTTGACAAATATTTATCCAGTTTGCCCGAAATTTTCTAATCGATTATAATATGATCGCACTCAATTTTTGAAAGGGGGGTTTTGATGCCCTATCATGTTCATATAAAAAATATCTTTTTTATTTTACTCGGGTCCGCAATTTTATCGTTTGGTCTCGTTTATTTCAATATGGAAAATAATTTAGCAGATGGTGGATTCACCGGAATAACACTCGTACTCTTTTTTATTTTTAATTTTGACCCCGCCGTCACGAACTTACTCTTAAATATCCCGTTATTTTTTATCGGTTGGTATATTCTTGGACGTCAAACGTTTGTGTATACGATTATCGGAACAGTCAGTGTATCTATATTCTTATTTATCTTTCAACGCTTTCGTGTCACATCCATCCCACTACATGATGATTTAACATTAGCTGCGTTATTTGCCGGTGTATTCATAGGAGTTGGATTAGGCATCGTGTTTAAATATGGAGGAACAA
It contains:
- a CDS encoding nucleotide pyrophosphohydrolase; its protein translation is MAKKSMEQMQKEVDVYISQFKEGYFSPLAMLARMTEELGELAREVNHFYGEKPKKDSEEERSMEQEMGDLLFVLICFANSLDIDLEEAFDLVMDKFATRDKNRWTKKEEME